CAGCAGGTCTTCGACCTGACCGAGCCCGTCACCAGCAGCTTCGTCGCCAACGGCGTCACCGTCCACAACTGCAGCGAGTACATGTTCCTCGATGACACGGCCTGCAACCTGGCGTCGCTGAACCTCATCCGCTTCTTCGATGCCGAAACCGGCAGCTTCGACCTCGACAGCTACAAGCACGCCGTCCGAATCTGGACGATCGTCCTGGAAATCAGCGTGCTGATGGCCTCGTTCCCGAGCCAGAAGATTGCCGAGCTGAGCTACCGCTACCGCACGCTCGGCCTCGGCTACGCGAACCTCGGGGCCGTTCTCATGCAGAGCGGCATCGCCTACGACAGCGACAAGGCCCGCGCGATCTGCGGCGCACTCTCGGCCATCATGACCGGCGAGAGCTACGCCACCTCCGCCGAGATGGCCAAGGAGCACGGGCCCTTCCCGGGCTTCGCGGACGACCGGGACAACATGCTCCGCGTCATCAAAAATCACCGCCGCGCCGCCTACGCCGACGACACGTACGAGGACCTCACCGTCCTGCCCGTGCCGATCGACGCCGGCGCCTTCGACAGCTCGACCCCGCTGCTCGGCCGCGACGTCCTCAACGCCGCTCGCCACGCCTGGGACCGCGCCCTCGACCTCGGCGAGCAGCACGGCTACCGCAACGCCCAGGCCACCGTCATCGCGCCCACCGGCACCATCGGCCTGCTCATGGACTGCGACACCACCGGCGTCGAGCCCGACTTCGCCCTCGTCAAGTTCAAGAAACTCGCAGGCGGCGGCTACTTCAAGATCGCCAACGCCGGCCTCGTCCCCGCCCTGCTGAGCCTCGGCTACGACCACGAGCAGGCCGACGACGTCGTCAAGTTCGTCCTCGGCACGCTCACGCTCAACAATGCCCCGCACGTCAACCGCACGTCCCTCAAGGATCGCGGCTTCACCGACGACGAGCTCGACGCGATCGAACAGGGCCTGCCGTCCGCCTTCGAGTTGCCGTTCGCCTTCAGCCCGTGGTCGCTCTCGGCCGAAACGCTCGGCCGGCTCGGCGTGACCGACGACATGAAGGCCGACCCGGCGTTCAACCTGCTGCGTCATCTCGGCTTCACCAGGAAGCAGATCGACGAGGCCGGCGAGGTCATCTGCGGCCGCGGCACCGTCGAGGGCGCGCCGCACCTCAAGGCCGAGCACTACGACGTCTTCGACTGTGCCAACAAGTGCGGCAAGACCGGCACCCGCTACATCGCCGCCGGTGGCCACATCAAGATGATGGCCGCCGCCCAGCCGTTCATCAGCGGTGCCATCTCCAAGACCATCAACCTCCCCAATGAGGCCACGGTCGAAGAGGTGCAGGACGCCTATCAGCAGTCGTGGAGCCTCGGCCTCAAGGCCAACGCCCTCTACCGCGATGGCTCCAAGCTCAGCCAGCCGCTCAACACGAAGTCCGACGCGGACGAGGAAGAGGACGACGAACTCAACGTCGAAGCGGGCATCGAAGAAGTGGCCGACGCCGCGGCACTAGCCGCGGATCAGCTCACCAATCTCGAGCACGTCGAGCCCCGCACCATCGAGAAGATCGTCGAGCGCGTCGTCCATCGCCCGCTGCGTCGCAAGCTCTCCGACACCCGCGAGGCCAAGACGCACAAGTTCGACATCGCCGGGCACGAGGGGTACATCACCGTCGGCCTGTACGACGACGGGCAGCCGGGCGAGCTGTTCATCACCATGAACAAGGAAGGCTCCACCGTCGGCGGCCTGATGGACACCGTCGCCACCCTCGCCAGCCTCGCGTTGCAGTACGGCGTGAAGATCGAGGACCTGGTCCGCAAGTTCGAGCACGTCCGCTTCGAGCCCGCCGGGATGACCCGCAACCGCGACATCCCGATGGCCAAGAGCCTGGTCGACTACATCTTCCGCTGGCTCGGCATGGAGTTCATCCCCGGCTACCGCGCCGCCAACTCCCCCAACCGCTCCAAGCCCGTCCCCACCCCCGCCCCCGCGATGTCCCCACACGCCGAAGCGCCAGCTTCGGATAGTCGCCCCACCAACGGCAACGGACACGCCCACCCCCAACCCCACTCCAACGGAAATGGAAGTGGCAACGGTCACGCGATCGTCAAGCCCGACACCCGCACGACGCCCACGCTCCGCCCGACCGAGGCCGAGGTCTCCGTCGAGTCGGTCGCTCTGGTCGAACCCGCGATGAAGGTCAGAAACCGCCTGGCGGTCTCGTCCGACCCCCTGAGCCTCGCCGGCTCCGCCGCCCAAAGCGACGCCCCCGCCTGCGACGTCTGCGGCTCCATCACCGTCCGCAGCGGGACGTGTTACAAGTGCCTCAACTGCGGCAACAGCATGGGGTGCAGCTGATTAAATCCATCACAGGGTCGCGGGCCGGAGACGGCTCCCGACCCTTTTCCTGGTCGTTTCCTGCTCGCCCCCTTCTCTACCCTCTGTTCCGCGCTCAATGCTAAAAGTGTTTCTCAGCTGGTCGGGTGAAGAGAGCCATGCGGTTGCGTGTGTATTTCGCGACTGGCTTCCGAGCGTACTTCAGTCTGCCAAACCATACGTATCTTCACAGGACATAGATAAAGGTGCGCGATGGGCGACGGACATCGCAGGCGAACTTGAAGAAGCTGCGTTCGGAGTAATCGTCATCACTCCCCAAAATCTTCATGCCGACTGGCTCAACTTCGAAGCCGGCGCCCTGTCACGATCGATCGATAAAAGTCGTGTCTCGCCGTTTTTGTTCCGCGTGAAGCGGACGGATGTCCAGGGTCCGCTACTGCAATTTCAGTCGACGCTGCATCAGAAGGACGAGGTGGAGAAGCTGGTAGCATCCATCAATAAGACACTTCCCGAAGAAGAGCGGTTAGATGATGAGCGCCTAAAACGTGGTTTTAGTGTTTGGTGGCCTGAACTTGAGAGGGAACTCAGTTCTGTCGAAAATAGGTTTTCGATCTCAGAGGAGCCTCGTCCAACGAGTGCTCGCAGCAGCGACGTCGAGTCTGACCGAGTCTCGGGAATGATCGAGGAAATACTAGAGCTCGTTCGCAATCAAACGAAAGTGCTTAGTGATCCAGAAACTATTCTTCCGCCGGGCTACATTACCCATGTCTTGAGACATAGAGTTCATCGAGATGATGAGCGTAGGATGAAAATGCATCCTGTGATTGAGGTAACGTTGATGGAGATCGAAGATAAGATCCGCCACATCGTACGAGTCGCAGGGTCAGGTGAGGTTGAACTGCTCGCGAGGGAGGCTATCTCTGAAATTCGTGAAGCTCGGAAGCGCTTCGAACGTCGTTAGCCAAGGCAACTAGTCGGGCAATTCTTGCTTTAGCACGGCGCGTTGCGGCCAAGTGGCGGGATGCGTCGTGCTGAAGCACGACCCCCGGGGGCTGCGGGGATCGAGACGGGTCAGTCGAGGCCGTGGAGGTGGGCGGGCGTCGGCGGCGGGCGAGAGAGCGGCCGGTCGCAGCTGCAGGACCAGTCGGCGTCGTCAATGCCCTGCATCACCAACCGGCCGGAGAGAAGGGGTCGGGAGCCGTTATCGACCCTACTCGACGGGCAGAGCGAAAGGGTCGGGGGCAGAAAGAGAGGCCAGCTGAAGGTTAGGATGGGTGGCCATGTCCAAGCCGACTTTTGATACCGCTGCCGCCCATCGCTGGTTTGCGGTGGAGGCCAACAACCGGGCGTGGGACCTGATCGAGCAGGAACGGCGGACCCCGGTGGAAGAGCGTGAACTGCTCGACGCCGCTCACGCATCATCGCATCATTGGACACACGTCGGACAGCCGATTAACGAACTGCGTTCGCTCGTTCTGCTCGCGGCCGCTCATCATGGGGTCGGTGATACGCGCCAAGCGCTTCGGTTTGCCGGGCTTGCCGTCGCGAAGATCGATGATGTCGGCGAAGCGGCCACCCCGTTCGACCGTGCCATCGCGTTTCGTGGCCTGGCCGTCCTCGCGTCGGCAGCCGGGGACGACGATGTCGCTCGACAGGCCCGGGAGCAGTTCGAAATCGCCATCGTGGCCTTGAAGGGTGCCGACGACGTCGAGATGGTCCGGAAGATGTTCAGATGAACTCGGGGGCAAGTTGCGGCCGGTTGGCGGGGTGCGTCGTGCTGAAGCACGACCTAGGCAATGGACCGGGATCGGGACCGGTCAGTCGAGGCCGTGGAGGTGGGCGGGCGTCGGCGGCGGGCGAGAGAGCGGCCGGTCGCAGCTGCAGGACCAGTCGGCGTTGTCGATGCCCTGCTTCACCAACCGGGCGAACGAACTCGTCGGCCAGTCGTGCGGCGGAGAAAGTCGGTCGGAGGCCTTACCGCCGGGCGAGATCGTCGCCCTTCGTCTGTCTCACACGCCGACCATCGTCAGGCGCAAAACACGGCCGGAGCGTCCCACGTTTCCGCTCCGACCCGTCCGTGCTGCGCTGACACCGAGCAGTCAGTCCACGTCGCCGTCGACGCCCTCGTGGGACAGATCGCCCGACAGCTCGGCCTGAATCTCCTCAAGGGCCTCTTCTTCGACCGCCACGATCGCTCCGCTGGCCGCGTCGACTTCGACCTCGAACGCTCGATCGCCCGACGCGACGAAGACGTCCCACTGCGAGTCCGGCTCGTCGAAGCGGACCCCGAGCAACTCGCCGCCGACCTCGGCGATCGCAGCCTCCACCGCGTCTGCTTCGCTGATCAACCCGCCATCCGTGCTCGCGCAGCCGCTCAACACCACGACGCTCACGGCTGCCAAAACGGAAAGGTTCTTACGGGGTGTTGCCATCGAGTTCATTCTCTTGAGGGTGGGAAGGACTGCTGCGCGTCGCGCACGTTTGAACAGCCGAGCGGGGGCGAAGCTACTCGGTGTTGCCTGTCGCTTCCAGCGCAAGCCCGGTGCCGAGACACGCCGTGAATTGCTCGCTCGCGAAGGCCGCTGCACGGCGTCTTGCTCACCACTCCGTGTGCCCGGCACGCCGACTGGCCTGTGTTACTGCACCGATGCCCGACGACGTGACGCCTTCGGCCTGCCGGCCGACGCGGCTGACCGGGCCGAGGTCGCTACGTCCCTTTTCTCCGACCGAACGCACAACGTCGTTCGGTAGCGAAGTCGACTGAGGGTCGTGACAAAGCACGCCTGACAGCTAGCGCGAAACGGGAGTGGCCGCTGCCGTCTCGGCGGTCATCTTGTTCACACGCTCAATCTCACCCAGCAGGAAATCGAGATCTTCAAAGGGTTCGCCGCCGATACGTGACCAGTGGACGCGGCCGAGCCGGTCGACGAGGAAGGTGGAATGGAGTTCAATCTCTTCGAAATCGTCGTAGGACCGAAATCGCTTGGCGTTGCGATGGTCGGGGTCCGAGAGGATCTGGAATGGCAGCTTCCCCATTTCCAGCGATTCGGCGATCTCCTCGACGCTGTCGGCACTGATCGCCACGACGTCGGTGTCCACCTCTTCAAATTCGTCGTGTCGCGACTTCAGCAGTCGCAGCTGATCCATGCAGTGCGGGCACTCCTCGCCGAGGTAAAAGACGATGACGGCGTTCCGACCGGCAAGCGAGCTGGCGTCGACGGTTTGGCCGGTTGCGTCCATCGGGTCGAGTTTCGGCATCGAAAACGGCTGCCACGAGTCCGGACCAAAGGCATCGAACGCCACCGACTCATACGACCGCTGCGGGCGAGGCGAGTCGTCGAACGGATCGGCCTCAATGCCCAGCGCAGCCGCGTCGGCCAGCCACCGCTCGTCGGGACTCGCACCAGACCAGACGTGTTGCAGCCGTGCCCACGCACTGGCGGCCGCCTCGTCGTTGCCGAGCGCTGCCTCTGCCCGAGCCAGGCCTGACAGCGCAAAACCGTCATTGAGGCTCACTTCGAGTGTCTTGAGAAAGCACTCCCGAGCGAGCTGTGGGCTGCCATGGTCCAGGTGCTTCTCGCCGAGAAGGACGTAGAGCCCGCGTGGATAGATGGGCGGGTCCTTCCTGGTCTCCCGGAGAACGTGTTCCCGCCTAGCGCCGTCGGCGAGGAGGGCAAATCCGTTGAGCTCATCGCCCTCCGAGAGCGCGAACATTGCACGGGTCTCAAGCAGCATGCAATCGAAGTACGGCTTCAACCAGCCGTGCGAGGGATTACTAATCTCGTCCTGCAGGTCGTGAAGCTTCTTGATCTCGGCCCGCGCGAGATCCAGGTTCGATTCGTTCAAGTGTGCGAGTGCCAACGCATACGCAGAAAAGACCTTCGACACGATGGTGCCGGGCTTGGTGATCGCTTCCTCTTCGGCGACGATGGTGTCCCATCGCTCAAAACGGACGAGTCCCCGGACGAACGCGATGACGCCTTGGTTGTACGTGTCGTAGCCGGAGACGTCGTTCTTCTCGGGGTCGGCGGGTGATCGCAGCAACTCGCGGGCCGAGCGTTCGGCCTCATCGGCCAGGCCGAGTTGCTCCTGGACCCAGGCCAGATACGTCTGGTTGTGGGCGTAATTCCAGCTCTCAAACGGCTGGACGAACTGCATGGCGAAGTACGAGCGCTCCCGACGCGTGGCCCGCTCGAGCCAGATCGCCGCCTCGTGCCACATGCCAAGGTCGGAATAGACATGGCCGGGCATGTGGTTGGCGTGCCCCGAGTCCGACGCGATCCGGCCGAAGACCTCGCAGCTGTCCAGCGCCTGCTCGGGGCGACGCCCGTCCCAGTTGTGAATGCGGTAGTGGTGCGCCCCGGGATGCTCGGGCGCGACCGCGAGAATCTCGCGAATCATCAGCTCGATCGGATAGCCGCCTCGGGAACCCTTTGCTCGATCGATGTAAAACGCCTTGGCTTCCAAGTCGTCTGGGTACTTCAGGATGATCTCTTCGAGCTTCTCGAGGTACAGCGCCATCCTCGTGCTGCGTGCCGGCGAACGGTTTTCCACGGGGTCGAACGCTTGCGACTCTTCCAGCGCCTCGATGTACATCCGCTCCCGCTCGGTCACACTGCCCTTGCGTTTGATCGCCTCCTCCAAGAAGTGCTCATTGCGCGGTCGGCTGGTCGCCATCTCCAGGCCCCAGTAAGCCATTGCACAGTCGGGGTCGAGCTTGAGGCACCAACGGAAGCTCCGCTCGGCCTCGTAGTACCAGTAGTTGTGCAGCAGCGCGACGCCCTGATTGAACCACTCCTGCACCTCGGGCACCGAGGTCGTGATCGGAAAATCGACCTCCCCGATGCCATCCATCTTCACCGGCCTCTGACGGGGCCCCTCGTCATGTGCCTGATGCAAGCGTGAATGCCCCATCTTCTCCGCATCGGACTCCTGCGCCCGCGAGGGCGCAACCGACGCCGTGAACACGACGCTCATCGCCGCCGCACCGACGAACACGTGCCGCCCCAATCGCTTTAAGATCTGTTCCATTCGTGCCGGGAGCGTATCGAGAAACCACCTCGTCGCACGACTCTCGAAATCGCAGCGGAACCGCCGGTCGGAAGGGTAGTTGGCTTGCGGAGACGGGACACGGGAGCCGGTTCGGCGCTGCGCGCTGGCGGCCGGCGGGACAGATTGACGGAGGGCGGTGGTGGCGTCGGCGGTTGGTCCGATGCGCTTGGTCGCCGTTGGGATGCCGGCGGGTGAGAGTCGGGTCGGCCGAGGTGGCGGCGGGGTCTCGGCGGAGACCCGGCGGCGTCCAACGGAGGCGGTCGCGCACCGCGTGGTGCGCGCTCCACGTGGGCCATGTTTTGGGTGAGCGCTGTTCGTTTTGTTGTTCGGGAATGTTGTGCGGGTGGTGCAGGCGGGCTATGCCTAGGGCGTGCTTGGCGGCGAGCGATTCTCGGAGGTCAGCTGGCGCGGCGATCTGTTTGGTGGGGTTACGACGGCGGTGATTTCGTTGCCGTTGGCGTTGGCGTTCGGGGTGGCGTCAGGGGCTGGTGCTCAGGCGGGGTTGTACGGGGCGGTGTGCGTCGGGCTGTTCGCTGCGTTGTTCGGCGGGACGCGGACGCTGATCTCCGAGCCGACGGGGCCGATGACGGTGGTCATGACGGCCGTGATCACGACGCTGATTGCCGCCGACCCGGACAACGGCTTGGCGATGGCGTTTGCGGTGGTGTTGGTGGCGGGCCTGACGCAGGTGGCGTTCGGCGTTTTCAAGCTCGGCCGCTACGTGACGCTGATGCCGTACAGCGTGATCTCTGGCTTTATGTCGGGCATTGGCATCCTGCTCATCTTGCTGCAGTTGCCGCCTCTGACCGGTCAGGATGCGCCCGGCGGCGGCGCGGTGGGGATCATCCGGTCGCTGCCGGAGCTGATCGCGGGTGTCCAGCCGGCGGAGATGGTGCTGGCGGGCGTCGCGTTGGCGGTGCTGTTTCTGATGCCCAAGGCGCTGCGGACGTGGTGTCCGCCGCACTTGGTGGCGTTGCTGATCGGGTCGGTCGTGGGGGTGGTGTTCTTTGCGGATGATGGGCTTCGCCGCATCGGCATGATCCCGATGGGTCTGCCCGAGTTTCAGCTCCCGGTCTTCACGACGGCCCAGCTCAGCTTGATCCTGTTCGAGGGCATGATCCTCGGCGTGCTCGGGTGCATCGACACGCTGCTCACGGCGATGATTGCCGACAGCCTGACCCGCCGTCAGCACGATTCCGATCGCGAGCTGGTCGGCCAGGGTGTCGCCAACATGATCTCCAGCCTCTTCGGTGGCCTGCCCGGAGCGGGGGCGACGATGGGGACGGTGGTGAACATTCAAGTCGGCGCGCGATCGCCTGTCGCGGCGATCGTGCGGGCTCTGATCCTGCTGTTGATCATCCTCGCGATCGCCCCGCTGCTGCAGAGCATTCCGATGGTCGTTCTGGCGGCGATCGCGTTGAAGGTCGGGTTCGACATCCTCGACTGGAGCTTCCTGAAGCGCGCCCACAACGTCTCACGTACCGCGACGCTGATCATGTACGGCGTGATGGGGCTCACCGTCTTCGTCGACCTCATCGTCGCGGTCGGCGTCGGCGTGTTCGTCGCCAACGTGTTGACCATCGATCGGCTGACGCGGCTGCAGTCGTCGGGCATTCGCACGATGGGCACGAGCGACGAGGAACTGCCGCTGACCGACGAAGAGCGCGCGTGGTTCGAGCGCGGCAAAGGCACGGTCCTGCTGCTCCATCTCAACGGCCCGATGATCTTCGGCGTGGCCAAGGCGATCTCGCGCGAGCACGAGGCGCTCAAGGACGCCAAGGTCCTGGTCTTGGATCTGCTGGACGTCCCGCTGCTGTCGACGACGGTCGCGCTGGCACTGGAGAACGTGGTGCTCGAAGCCCGCGCCGCCACGGTGCCGGTCTTCGTCTGCGTCGCACCCGGCGACACGAAGAACCGCCTCGCCCAACTCAGCAAGACCGGCGACCTCGACCTCGTCTTCTGCGACACCCGCCTCGACGCCCTGAAGCAAGCTGTCAGCTTCGCCTAGCCGAGCCTTTCCGACTTGGGCGTGGCGCGTGTGGACGCATCACTCTCTCCAGCCGCTGCCGATCCAGGGCATGGCGTTGTGCGGCAGATCAGGACACAGCCGGCGGACGGTGGCAGCGATGGAGGCGGCGTGGTGTTGGAGGTGGCGGACGTTGTAGACGTGCATCTCCGCACGCGTCAGACCGCGGCCGAAGCCGTCGGGGGCAGCAAGGTCGGCGTCGGTCTCGCTCGCAAGCACGGATCGCACGCGGTCGCGGACCTGGAGCAGCAGCTCGAGGGTCTGGTCGCGCGGTAAGCCGACGGCGGGTTCGGGGCTCAGCTCGGTTCCGCCGACGTCATGGAGCGGGCGTTGCTCGAAGTCGTCGAGGCTCTTGCTCAGGTAGACGTCGGCAAAGAACAGCGCGTGGTACGCCGCCCAGCGGACGGTGCCGTTGGCGATCTTGGCCTCCCAGTGTTCCGGCGGACACGCCTCAATGGCGTCGCGGAGCATGCAGAGCGCAGCCTCGTATTGGTGCGTGATCAGGTCTTGCAGGTGCGGCATGGTCGGTCTCCGGTGTCAGCTCAGCGGACGTGGTCAGCCGTGCTTGCGTCTGCCGTGGTAGTGACGGACGGTTCCGCCGATGACGAGGGCAGCGCCGAGGAGGCAAACGTCTTTGGCGAGGTATTGGCCGTGGATCGTCGGGGCCCAGGGAACGTGATGGAAGAGCACCTCCGTCGGCGCAGCCACGAACGCCAGCACCGTCCCGACGAGTCGGACGACGAGCAACCCGATCGCCACGCGAAGCGTGGTGTGAAACCACAGGCAGATCCCGATGGCCATCTCCCAGACGCCCAGCGCCGGAACGGTGACCTCGGGCGAGCCGACGTAAACGGTCTTGGCGATGATGGACGTGGCCGACTCTTCGCCGACGAGTTTGAGCGTCCCGAACCAGATGAAGAGGCTGCCGAGCATGATGCGCTCGACGCCGTGACCGGTGCGATCCATGAAGCTCGCGACGCCGGCGTCGAGCCGTCGCGTCCAGTTGCGCGCGGTCACTCGGGCACGATGATGCCACCGTCGGCGAAGCGGGAACTCCGTCATGACCGATCGTCCGCCCGGGGCTCGGCGGACCCTCCTCGTCCGGTACCTTATCAACCTTTGCCTTGTCGATCGTCGCTCCCGATCACTTCGCTGTACGGGGAAGCGCTAGCGTGTATCTGGATGCACAAGTTAAAATTGCTGTTCGTT
Above is a genomic segment from Planctomycetota bacterium containing:
- a CDS encoding vitamin B12-dependent ribonucleotide reductase (Catalyzes the rate-limiting step in dNTP synthesis), which codes for QQVFDLTEPVTSSFVANGVTVHNCSEYMFLDDTACNLASLNLIRFFDAETGSFDLDSYKHAVRIWTIVLEISVLMASFPSQKIAELSYRYRTLGLGYANLGAVLMQSGIAYDSDKARAICGALSAIMTGESYATSAEMAKEHGPFPGFADDRDNMLRVIKNHRRAAYADDTYEDLTVLPVPIDAGAFDSSTPLLGRDVLNAARHAWDRALDLGEQHGYRNAQATVIAPTGTIGLLMDCDTTGVEPDFALVKFKKLAGGGYFKIANAGLVPALLSLGYDHEQADDVVKFVLGTLTLNNAPHVNRTSLKDRGFTDDELDAIEQGLPSAFELPFAFSPWSLSAETLGRLGVTDDMKADPAFNLLRHLGFTRKQIDEAGEVICGRGTVEGAPHLKAEHYDVFDCANKCGKTGTRYIAAGGHIKMMAAAQPFISGAISKTINLPNEATVEEVQDAYQQSWSLGLKANALYRDGSKLSQPLNTKSDADEEEDDELNVEAGIEEVADAAALAADQLTNLEHVEPRTIEKIVERVVHRPLRRKLSDTREAKTHKFDIAGHEGYITVGLYDDGQPGELFITMNKEGSTVGGLMDTVATLASLALQYGVKIEDLVRKFEHVRFEPAGMTRNRDIPMAKSLVDYIFRWLGMEFIPGYRAANSPNRSKPVPTPAPAMSPHAEAPASDSRPTNGNGHAHPQPHSNGNGSGNGHAIVKPDTRTTPTLRPTEAEVSVESVALVEPAMKVRNRLAVSSDPLSLAGSAAQSDAPACDVCGSITVRSGTCYKCLNCGNSMGCS
- a CDS encoding TIR domain-containing protein; the encoded protein is MLKVFLSWSGEESHAVACVFRDWLPSVLQSAKPYVSSQDIDKGARWATDIAGELEEAAFGVIVITPQNLHADWLNFEAGALSRSIDKSRVSPFLFRVKRTDVQGPLLQFQSTLHQKDEVEKLVASINKTLPEEERLDDERLKRGFSVWWPELERELSSVENRFSISEEPRPTSARSSDVESDRVSGMIEEILELVRNQTKVLSDPETILPPGYITHVLRHRVHRDDERRMKMHPVIEVTLMEIEDKIRHIVRVAGSGEVELLAREAISEIREARKRFERR
- a CDS encoding PepSY domain-containing protein; the encoded protein is MATPRKNLSVLAAVSVVVLSGCASTDGGLISEADAVEAAIAEVGGELLGVRFDEPDSQWDVFVASGDRAFEVEVDAASGAIVAVEEEALEEIQAELSGDLSHEGVDGDVD
- a CDS encoding redoxin domain-containing protein, which encodes MEQILKRLGRHVFVGAAAMSVVFTASVAPSRAQESDAEKMGHSRLHQAHDEGPRQRPVKMDGIGEVDFPITTSVPEVQEWFNQGVALLHNYWYYEAERSFRWCLKLDPDCAMAYWGLEMATSRPRNEHFLEEAIKRKGSVTERERMYIEALEESQAFDPVENRSPARSTRMALYLEKLEEIILKYPDDLEAKAFYIDRAKGSRGGYPIELMIREILAVAPEHPGAHHYRIHNWDGRRPEQALDSCEVFGRIASDSGHANHMPGHVYSDLGMWHEAAIWLERATRRERSYFAMQFVQPFESWNYAHNQTYLAWVQEQLGLADEAERSARELLRSPADPEKNDVSGYDTYNQGVIAFVRGLVRFERWDTIVAEEEAITKPGTIVSKVFSAYALALAHLNESNLDLARAEIKKLHDLQDEISNPSHGWLKPYFDCMLLETRAMFALSEGDELNGFALLADGARREHVLRETRKDPPIYPRGLYVLLGEKHLDHGSPQLARECFLKTLEVSLNDGFALSGLARAEAALGNDEAAASAWARLQHVWSGASPDERWLADAAALGIEADPFDDSPRPQRSYESVAFDAFGPDSWQPFSMPKLDPMDATGQTVDASSLAGRNAVIVFYLGEECPHCMDQLRLLKSRHDEFEEVDTDVVAISADSVEEIAESLEMGKLPFQILSDPDHRNAKRFRSYDDFEEIELHSTFLVDRLGRVHWSRIGGEPFEDLDFLLGEIERVNKMTAETAAATPVSR
- a CDS encoding SulP family inorganic anion transporter; the protein is MLGGERFSEVSWRGDLFGGVTTAVISLPLALAFGVASGAGAQAGLYGAVCVGLFAALFGGTRTLISEPTGPMTVVMTAVITTLIAADPDNGLAMAFAVVLVAGLTQVAFGVFKLGRYVTLMPYSVISGFMSGIGILLILLQLPPLTGQDAPGGGAVGIIRSLPELIAGVQPAEMVLAGVALAVLFLMPKALRTWCPPHLVALLIGSVVGVVFFADDGLRRIGMIPMGLPEFQLPVFTTAQLSLILFEGMILGVLGCIDTLLTAMIADSLTRRQHDSDRELVGQGVANMISSLFGGLPGAGATMGTVVNIQVGARSPVAAIVRALILLLIILAIAPLLQSIPMVVLAAIALKVGFDILDWSFLKRAHNVSRTATLIMYGVMGLTVFVDLIVAVGVGVFVANVLTIDRLTRLQSSGIRTMGTSDEELPLTDEERAWFERGKGTVLLLHLNGPMIFGVAKAISREHEALKDAKVLVLDLLDVPLLSTTVALALENVVLEARAATVPVFVCVAPGDTKNRLAQLSKTGDLDLVFCDTRLDALKQAVSFA
- a CDS encoding DinB family protein, whose product is MPHLQDLITHQYEAALCMLRDAIEACPPEHWEAKIANGTVRWAAYHALFFADVYLSKSLDDFEQRPLHDVGGTELSPEPAVGLPRDQTLELLLQVRDRVRSVLASETDADLAAPDGFGRGLTRAEMHVYNVRHLQHHAASIAATVRRLCPDLPHNAMPWIGSGWRE
- a CDS encoding DoxX family protein; the encoded protein is MTEFPLRRRWHHRARVTARNWTRRLDAGVASFMDRTGHGVERIMLGSLFIWFGTLKLVGEESATSIIAKTVYVGSPEVTVPALGVWEMAIGICLWFHTTLRVAIGLLVVRLVGTVLAFVAAPTEVLFHHVPWAPTIHGQYLAKDVCLLGAALVIGGTVRHYHGRRKHG